TCGCGATCCATATTAGCTTCCATAAATAAATCAGTTTATAAAGTAAATCTACAAAAACATTAAAAATATAATAAGTTAGATGAAAATTACAAATTTCAAAAAAACATCTAAAATTATACACGTTTCAGATATCATATTATAGGTTGTTTTTAAAAATTCAGGCATATTTAAAAAAATTAAATGTTCTGCTTAACCTTTAATTAATGTAAAATTTTGTTTGGATATGATATTTAAAAAGATAGGGATAAGATCCGTCTCAAATCAAATCGATGTAATATTCATATTGTTATGAAGGTATGACATAGTCCAAAAAAATCCAGCCATCTCTACTTGAAGTGTCTAGAAAATTCTAGAAAAGTCTTTGCTCCACGCGACCCATGTTAGATCTGCTTGATTCGTTTTGTTTGTTTGGTTTCTAGAAATGTTAATTAATTCAATCAGAGTTACACCGATAAAAAATGGTTATATGCCAGTGTGGGATTTATACATATTTGTGGAAAGATTCGAGATTTTGATTGTATGAGGATCACGTAGCTAAGCTATGCATAGTTATTTTTCCATTGCTATGTGTTTAACTTGTTGAAATTTACCACCTGGATGATTATAATTATTGCTCATAATGGGAAATATGTGGTTCGCCACAGGTTATCTTCATTCAACACTTCGTTGCTTTTAATTGGAATAAACTTATAGTCTAATCCTGTCAGTCTTGTTGATCACTTGATCTTGTGATCTCTACCATCTACAAGGCTATATTTTGTTGCACGTTTCATGTTAATGGTCAGCAATAAATGAAAGAACATATGTTTGACAGTCAGGTCTTCCTAGTGAAGGCCAATGCCCAGGTAACAACATTTAAAACCATCTTTCATTTTGGTTTTGCAGTATTTGACTTGATATGAAACCTCCAACTTCTTCTGATTTTTTTTTGCAATGTCTTGTTTTGAAAAAAGTAGAGATTTGTTTTTCTCTTGCATTAAGGATCTTTCAAAACCTGTCATTATATCATAGCTAGATTGCATTACAACTTCTTTTGTGTACTTGTGAGATTGTTTAGTCATCAAATTGAAAAAAGTGGAATAGGAATTTTGAAGAGAGAGCTCAAGGGAGAAGCCAAGAAGCTGCAAGAAACATACCATTCAGCTGGATTTTTTGGTCAATAGATCATGGCGTAAAAGAGATTGCTTTGCATTGTGCGTTTCATTCTTTCTACTTTCAAAGTTGTTTCCTTTGTGGTTTACAGAGATAGGACATGATGTAATGACCTCGATTTTCTTCACCCAGTTAACAGTTGTGGTCTGGAGATTGTTACTAGTTTCTTAATACCAAAAAATTAAAGAGCAATATAAATCCATAGGAAACATATTATATATATGTAGTAAATCACTGACAAGAATAACAAATAGATCAACAAATGAACAAATCACAATACCACTGACAGAACACAAATCAAAAACCAACATTTGATATTGATATAGAGCTCAACAAATCTCACACAACACAAAAAAAAGAAAAGACACTAAGCTTCAAACTTGAAACGACAATGGCCATTCCTTAAGATTCTCCTCGCTCTGTACCTTACCGGTTCTCTTCATATTACTATCACCACCCTCGACATAACCGTAATACTTCAAGAAGAAACCCAACACAAGCACAACCCACTCAAGACAAAAGATCGCAACACAGAGCCCACCACAGAGCTTCAAAATCACCGCAGCATCATCCTCACGGACATAAGACTTTAAACTCCCGAGGAAGTTGGCCGTGTTGGTGAAGATGAGAACGGAGACGGACCCTTGGAATATAGCCGTGAGCACGGTGGCCACCATGTGGGCGGCGTACCACCGGTTCCTCCCGCAGGAAGCGGCGGTGCAGCCGGAGATCGCGGCGGCGATGGTGGTGGCGTGGAGGAGGATGAGGAGGAAGCCGCAGACGGAAGGGATCAGGCGGAGGGAGAGCGTGAGGAAGATGCAGCTCGAGGCGGTGCCGAGGAGGATGTAGTTGGCGAAGAGGAAGATCTTGTGGGTGTGGTAGTGAGATTCGTCGACTGATGGAGAAGAGATCAAACCCATGGTGGACTTTGAGAGTTGGTGATGGTGCTGATCAGAAGAAGAAGAGGAGAGAGAGAGAGTGAGTTGAGGATATGAGATGATCTCAAGGAGGTGTGTATTTATGTAGAAGGGAGAAAGAGAGATTCACAACGGTCGAGTTTCTAAATATGACCGTTGGATTTCGAACAGCTTGTTATTTGTCTTTTTCTAATTTTTGATTTTTTTCAGTAAGGTGGGGCCATTGGGCTGTAGATGGGCTCAAGTGTTCGATTGTTATTGGGCTTTATTATATAGTCCAATAGTTCGGCCTGGATCTTTTAAATTCAGACAAGAATGTGTTATCAGACATCTCTAACAAACATACTGTTGGGCTAAGTTGACAAAAAAACCGATGTGTTAAATCTAAAGCTAGGTAGGGTAGGACCCACTCCTGTCCTGACCATTAGGACTACGACTTTAAACTCGTGTTTCTTTTCCGCATCAGATCCCTCATTTATATCAGAAATCAACTAAAAGAGATCCAAATTTCTAAATTTTGCATACTATTGCAAATTCTCTCTCCCCCCCACGCTAAAAAGTTTCTATTTTTCTTCTCACGGGCGAGCTGGTCTTGTGTCTGATCTCTCACAAAAAAATATTCTGGTTCTACCGAATTGAGTGAAGAAGTTTCCGCGAATTAGGGTTTCCGCGAGGACCTTTGTTCAATCGAGCTTGGATTGGTGACTCCTACGGTAATTGATCTACCATTTTGCTCGTTGAAGTAATCTAGGAACTTGGACTGTCTCTGGTCCGTGGCAATTTCGAGTCTTTGCTGTCGGGTTTAGCTAATTTTTGTTCTGTTGTCGGAAAGTTGGAAACTTTCTAATTTTCTCTCACATGGATTTAGTTTTTGAAGCTCAACTTGAAATTCTAACAAGTTGGTTCCTTTATTTGGTTAAAAGGATAGGTTGGGTGTGAGGAGGAGGAGGAATGTTTTATTCGCAGTTTATATTAGCAAAGAAAGGACCACTTGGGACAATATGGATTGCTGCCCATTTGGAGAGGAAGCTTCGTAAGAATCAGGTCGCTGATACTGACATCGGTGTCTCCGTTGGTGAGTGTGTGCTCCATTACTTTTGTTCATATTAGAAGCAAAATTCACTTTCCTAATGTGACTACTACTTTCTTTCTTTTTCTGGAGCAGATTCCATTCTATTTCCGGAAGCTCCAATTGCATTGCGACTGTCTAGTCATCTTCTCCTTGGTGTGGTTCGTATATACTCAAAAAAGGTGAACTACCTCTTTGATGATTGCAGCGAGGCGTTGCTTAAGGTAAAGCAAGCTTTCCGCTCTGCTGCGGTTGACCTGCCCCCGGAAGAATCCACTGCACCGTATCACTCGATCACGTTGCCTGAGACGTTTGATCTTGATGATTTTGAGCTTCCTGACAATGAGATCTTCCAGGGGTTAGTTTATCCTATTTTAGTTTTGGTTTGATACTTGGTGCTTTTGTTGATCTGTTGTTCTTTGTTTTTTTTGTTGTCTAGCAGTAACTACGTTGATCATCATGTTAGTACAAGAGAGCAGATCACCCTTCAGGATTCCATGGATGGTGTTGTATACTCAACATCGCAATTTGGATTAGATGGTCAGTGATTTTTTCATGCTTACTTTCTTTTAGTTTATGGATAGCTATGCCTTAAATAAGAACTCTTTTTTTTTTTGGTATGTTTCCAGAGAGATTTGGTGATGGCGACACTTCTCAAGCTGCTTTGGAGCTTGAAGAGGTATTTTCGTATTTATGGAACATAGAAAGTATATATATTTACAGGTCAGTTAGGGACAATATATAGGATACCCATATAGAAAGATGAAAGCTTGTAATTTGAAGTGTCATATAGCAGTCATTTTGTTGAGCTAGGATGATGATGATGTTTTCTTTACCTAGTGAAGCTTTGCATATTTGAAATCGGAACTTCTCCTCTCTTATTATTTCATTTTGGGTATGATCTCTTCTCATCACTGTACTGTTCTGCAGGAAGTATTCCAGGGTAAAGATCTAATTGGATCAGATGATGAGGGAGTTCAAGGGTTAGTTTTTGTTCATTACCTATGCTCTACACTTCGTAGCATAATTGCATATCTGCTTTTTTTGTTTGTCCTATCCAGAGCTTGATTTTGTTGTCTTAAGAGTTCATTGTGAACCAGAACTCCGCTTCTTTGTGTCCTTTGTTTCATAATTTGAATGTGCACAATACAAATCGATTATTTTACTTATGGTAGATATTTTATTTGTTAATAATAGCACTGATCACAATGCGTATATGGATGCCGCAACACCGGGGATAAAGGATGATATGGTAGGAGCTTCTGAAGCAACTTCCAGAGATTTCAACCAAGAGCAGGTGCGTGCCATCAGATATATAATGCTCGAGAGCGTTACTAATAGCTTCTGAATAGTTCTCCTGAGTCACAGTGCTTGATTGGTTCAATATTTTTTTATGAATCTCTCTTTTCTAAAGGTTGAAGATCTTGCTATGAGGAATGAGTTCATCGAAGACGCTCAAGCTCCTCAAACCCCTGGATTAGTTGAGGTGCCAAACTCGTCTAGTATCAGAGAGAACCTGGTATCTGATGATCACATGGAGGTAGAGGAGTTGAATGCAGAAGAAGGTAGGAAGGCCTCTGATGAGCTGGATGCTAATGAGACGCATAAACGTGATGAAGACCTGCCTTCTGAATCAGAGGCTGTTCCCATGGAGGTGGATAAGTCGCTGATAGATGAAAATGCCAACGCCCAAAACGAGCCTGAGAAGGAGAGAGCAGAGCATGTACATGTTAGTACATCGCCTTGTTGTTCTCACATCACCACCGAGGTAGAGGATCCTGGTCAAGCAATCACCGAGGCAGAAACCGATGATAATAGTGTTGTAGCAGATAAGTCCGATGCTGTTCCCTCAGTCGAGTCCCCTGGAGAGCCTACAGTGAATAACGCTGAGCATTGCCTATCCCAGGAACCAAAAGATCCTGGAGAAGAGAACCAAGGTTTGTCAAATAAAATGCAAATCACTAAAACCTAATGCAATTATTCTTATAATTTTTTTTTATTTCTGCCAGATCATTTTGCCATTGCCACTGAGATCAATCAGAAAACAGATTCTAGTATACAAGGAGATGGGCAAGCGTACAGTAAACCAGATGAGCAACTGAATGAACAGTTGGTAACTGGATGTGCTGATTCTGATTTGCCTGCACCTGAAAAGGTATTAGCTGCACCTGAGACTGAGAGAGAGGGGGATGAAAATGGTTTCATGGTTGAATCCACACCAGATAAAGAAGATCCTGGCACATGCAACGAGGATGCAGGAAATAATAATAAAATTACTGGGAAAAAACGCACTTTTACTGAGAGCACCATAACAGCAGAAAGCCTGAACTCTGTTGAGTCAGTGGGGCTGATTCAGTCGAAGAGAACTGCAGATTCTGTTCCTGATGACGATGACTTGTTGTCTTC
The DNA window shown above is from Brassica oleracea var. oleracea cultivar TO1000 chromosome C3, BOL, whole genome shotgun sequence and carries:
- the LOC106331883 gene encoding uncharacterized protein LOC106331883, with the translated sequence MGLISSPSVDESHYHTHKIFLFANYILLGTASSCIFLTLSLRLIPSVCGFLLILLHATTIAAAISGCTAASCGRNRWYAAHMVATVLTAIFQGSVSVLIFTNTANFLGSLKSYVREDDAAVILKLCGGLCVAIFCLEWVVLVLGFFLKYYGYVEGGDSNMKRTGKVQSEENLKEWPLSFQV
- the LOC106335510 gene encoding sister chromatid cohesion 1 protein 4-like; protein product: MFYSQFILAKKGPLGTIWIAAHLERKLRKNQVADTDIGVSVDSILFPEAPIALRLSSHLLLGVVRIYSKKVNYLFDDCSEALLKVKQAFRSAAVDLPPEESTAPYHSITLPETFDLDDFELPDNEIFQGNYVDHHVSTREQITLQDSMDGVVYSTSQFGLDERFGDGDTSQAALELEEEVFQGKDLIGSDDEGVQGTDHNAYMDAATPGIKDDMVGASEATSRDFNQEQVEDLAMRNEFIEDAQAPQTPGLVEVPNSSSIRENLVSDDHMEVEELNAEEGRKASDELDANETHKRDEDLPSESEAVPMEVDKSLIDENANAQNEPEKERAEHVHVSTSPCCSHITTEVEDPGQAITEAETDDNSVVADKSDAVPSVESPGEPTVNNAEHCLSQEPKDPGEENQDHFAIATEINQKTDSSIQGDGQAYSKPDEQLNEQLVTGCADSDLPAPEKVLAAPETEREGDENGFMVESTPDKEDPGTCNEDAGNNNKITGKKRTFTESTITAESLNSVESVGLIQSKRTADSVPDDDDLLSSILVGKSSFLKMRSTPVLEIATTKRSRAAPRSTATKRKVLMDDPMVLHGDVIREQLTNTEGIRRVRKKAPCTVAEIVMLQRQALEDGLLKEPIFTGMSVELVSLHNEPFDLRGITIIKNDNELGETICALEVSKEGDGAADEVSLVVDDEIGQMPSEDKCDHVEDLQVEGYHESHDGGIGGEDHCADVHEKSCSGVIEITEGDVDHNAAILNETCLKGEEELPREDKKTDESAEVSEIGIDDQTPCDNTIGSIENGHVEAGDLGLESLNEPLVEENNDVVNPEIEPDNNYEPHNEMFNEEAYMQSAPGAEALFGDGFIRDNYEMDTMEVAHDTGFLNVDDDEVDEDHEEDEGMEEGDETRLLENSGWSSRTRAVAKYLQRIFDKEAENGKSVVVADKLLAGKTRKEASRMFFETLVLKTRDYIQVEQANPYESITIKPRPKLTKSIF